One window from the genome of Streptomyces sp. NBC_00287 encodes:
- a CDS encoding TetR/AcrR family transcriptional regulator, producing MARPRKPLLSTDRIVETARVLVDTEGLAAVSTRRLAAELGVSGPSLYNHFRTKDQILEAVADSVSAQVDLSMFEDGRDWRTALHDWAVSYRAALRDHPNIVPVLARGPGRRPAALRLADAVYGAMVEAGWPPAQATSIGALMRYFIMGSALGSFAGGFVDDVSAYDPADYPHLGQAHLLAERQEKIDERAFETGLAALLDGLERQYEGVARSL from the coding sequence ATGGCCCGACCGCGCAAGCCCCTGCTCAGCACCGACCGGATCGTCGAGACGGCGCGGGTGCTCGTGGACACGGAGGGCCTCGCGGCCGTCTCCACTCGGCGGCTCGCCGCGGAGTTGGGGGTGAGCGGGCCGTCCCTCTACAACCACTTCCGCACCAAGGACCAGATCCTGGAGGCGGTCGCGGACTCGGTGAGCGCGCAGGTCGACCTGTCGATGTTCGAGGACGGACGGGACTGGCGGACGGCGTTGCACGACTGGGCGGTGTCCTATCGGGCGGCCCTGCGGGACCATCCGAACATCGTGCCTGTGCTCGCGCGCGGGCCGGGGCGACGGCCGGCCGCGCTGCGGCTCGCGGACGCGGTGTACGGGGCGATGGTGGAGGCGGGGTGGCCACCGGCGCAGGCCACGTCGATCGGGGCGCTGATGCGGTACTTCATCATGGGGTCCGCGTTGGGGTCGTTCGCGGGGGGATTTGTCGACGACGTCAGTGCGTATGACCCTGCGGACTATCCGCATTTGGGGCAGGCGCATCTTCTTGCCGAGCGGCAGGAGAAGATTGATGAGCGGGCCTTTGAGACGGGGCTTGCTGCGCTGCTCGATGGGTTGGAGCGGCAGTACGAAGGGGTTGCGCGGTCGTTGTGA
- a CDS encoding MFS transporter: MAPGGNRGWLLRLVIAFSFAQGAVSMARPAVSYRALALGADERAIGVIAGVYALLPLFAAVPLGRRTDHGRCAPLLPVGVVLISGGCALSGLANSLGAMALWSGVMGLGHLSFVIGAQSLVARQSAPHEQDRNFGHFTIGASLGQLIGPIAAGALIGGHDMAGTSALALLVAGAGAAVALSSLWRIEDRRTTPKSRTGQGDRVPVHRILRTRGVPAGILISLSVLSATDVLTAYLPVVGEHRGIAPSVIGLLLSLRAAATIACRLVLTPLLRLLSRSALLTVTCLLAALLCAGVALPVPVWGLALILAALGFCLGVGQPLSMTTVVQGAPDGARSTALALRLTGNRLGQVAAPATAGLVAGVAGVAAPFVMLGALLLASAGVAVRSPGPAKGDDREATAPRRSRAAVSRKSDD; encoded by the coding sequence ATGGCGCCCGGTGGGAACCGCGGCTGGCTGCTCCGCCTCGTCATCGCCTTCAGCTTCGCGCAGGGGGCGGTGTCGATGGCCCGGCCCGCCGTCTCCTACCGGGCCCTCGCGCTGGGCGCCGACGAACGGGCGATCGGCGTCATCGCCGGGGTGTACGCGCTGCTCCCGCTGTTCGCCGCCGTGCCCCTCGGCCGCCGTACCGACCACGGCCGCTGCGCGCCCCTGCTGCCGGTCGGCGTGGTCCTGATCTCCGGCGGCTGCGCGCTGAGCGGACTTGCGAACTCCCTGGGGGCGATGGCCCTGTGGAGCGGCGTGATGGGCCTCGGCCATCTCTCCTTCGTCATCGGCGCCCAGTCGCTGGTCGCCCGCCAGTCCGCCCCGCACGAACAGGACCGCAACTTCGGCCACTTCACCATCGGCGCCTCGCTCGGCCAGCTCATCGGCCCCATCGCGGCGGGCGCGTTGATCGGCGGCCACGACATGGCGGGCACCAGCGCGCTCGCCCTGCTGGTCGCGGGGGCGGGTGCGGCGGTCGCGCTCAGTTCGCTGTGGCGCATTGAGGATCGTCGTACGACGCCCAAGTCCCGTACCGGACAGGGCGACCGCGTCCCCGTCCACCGCATCCTGCGCACCCGGGGCGTACCCGCGGGCATCCTGATCAGCCTCTCCGTGCTGTCCGCCACCGACGTCCTCACCGCGTATCTGCCGGTGGTCGGTGAGCACCGGGGTATCGCGCCCTCGGTGATCGGCCTGCTGCTCAGCCTGCGCGCGGCGGCCACCATCGCCTGCCGCCTGGTGCTGACCCCGCTGCTGCGACTGCTCAGCCGCTCCGCCCTGCTGACGGTCACCTGTCTGCTGGCGGCACTGCTGTGTGCCGGTGTCGCGCTGCCGGTGCCGGTGTGGGGGCTGGCCCTGATCCTTGCCGCGCTGGGCTTCTGCCTCGGTGTCGGCCAGCCGCTGTCCATGACGACGGTCGTCCAGGGCGCTCCCGACGGCGCCCGTTCCACCGCCCTCGCCCTGCGGCTGACCGGCAACCGCCTGGGCCAGGTCGCCGCACCCGCCACGGCAGGACTGGTCGCGGGCGTCGCGGGAGTGGCGGCGCCGTTCGTGATGCTCGGGGCGCTGCTGCTGGCATCCGCGGGCGTCGCCGTGCGGTCGCCGGGCCCGGCGAAGGGCGACGACCGCGAGGCCACAGCACCCCGTCGGTCCCGCGCCGCTGTGAGCCGTAAGAGCGACGACTGA
- a CDS encoding ABC transporter ATP-binding protein has translation MTRAISLHDVSKSYAKGVRVVDRLTLDIEPGEFLVLLGPSGCGKSTVLRMIAGLEEIDEGELRLDGEWANDLPPSGRDMAMVFQNFALYPSMTSRDNIGFPLRIETPGEDPRPRVDATARMLGIEDLLDRLPAQLSGGERQRVAMGRAIARHPSAFLMDEPLSNLDAKLRNHLRAEITKLTRELGVTTVYVTHDQAEAMSLGDRVAVLRGGVLQQIGTPREVYALPRNVFVAAFIGTPRINLLRGLVRAPLDGAMTISLGKQYLRLPEPLSQDHQLLRVQQGREVIVGLRSESVRIAKPAAARPGEVLITGLVEHLEFQGHEVLVHFNTGSRPAVVPELEAPRPLRRVRRRRREGGTVLDRLRERAGALRAGPVVVLEDHPAPDTDPGPPEGRLPGDLIVRTTPDIDLRHGMQVPLLVDIAHLFVFDQHGERICPAPARLPDLEE, from the coding sequence ATGACACGCGCCATCTCTCTGCATGACGTGAGCAAGAGCTACGCCAAGGGCGTTCGCGTGGTGGACCGGCTCACGTTGGACATCGAGCCCGGCGAATTCCTCGTCCTGCTCGGCCCCTCGGGCTGCGGCAAGTCGACGGTGCTGAGAATGATCGCCGGACTCGAGGAGATCGACGAGGGCGAGCTGCGGCTCGACGGCGAATGGGCCAACGATCTGCCGCCGTCCGGCCGGGACATGGCGATGGTCTTCCAGAACTTCGCCCTCTACCCGAGCATGACCAGCCGCGACAACATCGGCTTCCCGCTGCGCATCGAGACACCCGGCGAGGACCCCCGCCCCCGCGTGGACGCCACCGCCCGCATGCTCGGCATCGAGGACCTCCTCGACCGGCTGCCCGCCCAGCTCTCCGGCGGCGAACGCCAGCGCGTCGCCATGGGCCGGGCCATCGCCCGCCATCCCTCCGCCTTCCTGATGGACGAGCCCCTGTCCAACCTCGACGCCAAGCTCCGCAACCACCTGCGCGCCGAAATCACCAAGCTCACCCGCGAGTTGGGCGTCACCACGGTCTACGTCACCCATGACCAGGCCGAGGCGATGTCGCTCGGCGACCGGGTCGCCGTCCTGCGCGGCGGCGTCCTCCAGCAGATCGGCACCCCGCGCGAGGTCTACGCCCTGCCCCGCAATGTCTTCGTAGCCGCCTTCATCGGCACCCCGCGCATCAACCTGCTGCGCGGCCTCGTCCGCGCCCCGCTCGACGGAGCGATGACCATCAGCCTCGGCAAGCAGTATCTGCGGCTGCCCGAACCCCTCTCCCAGGACCACCAGTTGCTCCGGGTCCAGCAGGGGCGCGAGGTCATCGTGGGCCTGCGTTCGGAGTCCGTACGGATCGCCAAGCCGGCCGCCGCCCGGCCCGGGGAGGTGCTGATCACCGGTCTGGTGGAGCACCTCGAGTTCCAGGGTCACGAGGTGCTCGTCCACTTCAACACCGGCTCCCGCCCGGCCGTCGTACCCGAACTGGAGGCCCCGCGCCCGCTGCGCCGGGTGCGGCGGCGCAGGCGGGAGGGCGGCACGGTCCTGGACCGGCTCCGGGAGCGGGCGGGCGCGCTGCGGGCGGGGCCCGTGGTGGTGCTGGAGGACCACCCCGCCCCGGACACCGACCCCGGCCCGCCCGAGGGGCGGCTCCCCGGCGACCTCATCGTCCGGACCACCCCCGACATCGACCTCCGGCACGGGATGCAGGTGCCGCTGCTCGTCGACATCGCCCATCTGTTCGTCTTCGACCAGCACGGCGAACGGATCTGCCCGGCCCCGGCGCGGCTGCCCGATCTGGAGGAATAG
- a CDS encoding ArsR/SmtB family transcription factor produces the protein MTERDPRAAHLAQLASLLADETRAACLLALLDGRAWTAGELARHAGVAASTVSEHLGKLVAGGLLVEERQGRHRYVRFADARAAQLVEDLAAQVAPQAVVRPRSLRQSSAGSAMARGRTCYDHLAGRLGIAVTDAFTARGLLRQDTGFALTDAGVAWFDSAGIRLDRASRRPLARACLDWTERRPHLAGVAGAAVCRHALDAGWCVRIGSERAVKVTAAGEQALAELLGIEVTTLH, from the coding sequence ATGACCGAACGCGACCCCCGCGCAGCCCACCTCGCTCAGCTCGCCTCCCTCCTCGCCGATGAGACCCGGGCCGCCTGCCTGCTCGCGCTTCTCGACGGGCGGGCCTGGACCGCTGGGGAGTTGGCTCGGCATGCGGGGGTTGCGGCGTCCACGGTCAGTGAGCATTTGGGCAAGCTTGTGGCCGGTGGGCTTCTGGTCGAGGAGCGGCAGGGGCGGCATCGATATGTGCGGTTCGCCGATGCCCGGGCCGCACAGCTCGTGGAGGATCTCGCCGCGCAGGTGGCGCCCCAGGCCGTCGTACGGCCCCGGAGTCTGCGTCAGTCCAGTGCCGGGTCGGCGATGGCGCGTGGGCGGACCTGTTACGACCATCTGGCCGGGCGGCTCGGGATCGCGGTGACCGATGCGTTCACCGCGCGGGGGCTGCTGCGGCAGGACACCGGGTTTGCGCTCACGGATGCGGGGGTGGCGTGGTTCGACTCCGCCGGGATCCGGCTGGATCGGGCGAGCCGACGGCCGTTGGCCCGGGCCTGCCTCGACTGGACCGAGCGGCGTCCGCATCTGGCGGGGGTCGCGGGGGCGGCGGTGTGCCGGCATGCGCTGGATGCGGGTTGGTGCGTGCGGATCGGGTCCGAGCGGGCGGTGAAGGTGACGGCGGCAGGTGAACAGGCGCTGGCCGAACTGCTGGGGATTGAAGTAACGACGTTGCACTAA
- a CDS encoding aldehyde dehydrogenase family protein: MKAHDGFYIDGAWHPAVGRDTIDVVNPADEQLIGQVPAGNAEDVDTAVRAARTALADWSATPPAERAERLTALRDILTTRKDEIAETVTAELGSPLAFSQAVHASVPIAVATSYAELAATYAFEEKVGNSTVFHEPIGVVGAITPWNYPLHQIVAKVGPALAAGCTVVLKPAEDTPLTAQLFAEAAHEAGLPAGVFNLVTGLGPVAGQALVEHPGVDLVSFTGSTAVGRQIAATAAAAIKKVALELGGKSANVILPSADLAKAVNVGVANVMSNSGQTCSAWTRMLVHTSQYDEAVALATAAAAKYGERIGPVVNARQRERVRGYIDQGVAEGARLVAGGTESPREQGYFVSPTVFADVTPEMTIAQEEIFGPVLSILRYEDEDDALRIANGTVYGLAGAVWGEQSEAVAFARRMETGQVDINGGRFNPLAPFGGYKQSGVGRELGTHGLAEYVQTKSLQF, translated from the coding sequence ATGAAGGCACACGACGGCTTCTACATCGACGGAGCCTGGCACCCCGCAGTCGGCCGGGACACGATCGACGTCGTGAACCCGGCCGACGAGCAGCTCATCGGCCAGGTCCCCGCGGGAAACGCAGAGGACGTAGACACCGCCGTACGCGCCGCACGCACCGCACTCGCGGACTGGTCCGCAACCCCACCCGCCGAACGCGCAGAACGCCTCACCGCCCTCCGAGACATCCTCACCACCCGCAAGGACGAGATCGCCGAGACAGTAACCGCAGAACTCGGCTCCCCCCTCGCCTTCTCCCAGGCAGTCCACGCCTCCGTACCGATCGCGGTAGCGACCTCGTACGCCGAGCTGGCCGCCACGTACGCCTTCGAAGAGAAGGTCGGCAACTCCACCGTGTTCCACGAGCCCATCGGCGTGGTCGGCGCGATCACCCCCTGGAACTACCCGCTCCACCAGATCGTCGCCAAGGTCGGCCCCGCCCTCGCCGCAGGCTGCACCGTCGTCCTCAAGCCCGCCGAGGACACCCCCCTCACCGCCCAGCTCTTCGCCGAGGCGGCCCATGAGGCCGGCCTCCCCGCGGGCGTCTTCAACCTGGTCACCGGTCTCGGTCCGGTCGCGGGCCAGGCCCTCGTCGAGCATCCGGGCGTGGACCTGGTCTCCTTCACCGGCTCCACGGCCGTAGGCAGGCAGATCGCCGCGACGGCCGCCGCCGCGATCAAAAAGGTCGCCCTCGAACTCGGCGGCAAGTCCGCCAACGTCATCCTGCCGAGCGCCGACCTCGCCAAGGCGGTGAACGTCGGCGTCGCGAACGTCATGTCCAACTCCGGCCAGACATGCAGCGCCTGGACCCGGATGCTCGTGCACACCTCGCAGTACGACGAAGCCGTCGCCCTCGCCACCGCGGCCGCCGCGAAGTACGGCGAGCGCATCGGCCCGGTGGTGAACGCACGGCAGCGGGAGCGGGTGCGCGGCTATATCGACCAGGGCGTCGCCGAGGGCGCCCGCCTGGTCGCGGGCGGCACCGAATCCCCGCGCGAACAGGGCTACTTCGTCAGCCCGACGGTCTTCGCCGACGTCACCCCCGAGATGACCATCGCGCAGGAGGAGATCTTCGGCCCGGTCCTGTCGATCCTCCGGTACGAGGACGAGGACGACGCCCTGCGCATCGCCAACGGCACGGTCTACGGCCTTGCGGGGGCGGTGTGGGGCGAGCAGTCGGAGGCCGTCGCCTTCGCGCGCCGGATGGAGACCGGCCAGGTCGACATCAACGGCGGTCGCTTCAACCCCCTTGCCCCCTTCGGCGGTTACAAGCAGTCCGGCGTCGGCCGGGAGCTCGGCACGCATGGCCTCGCCGAGTATGTCCAGACCAAGTCCCTCCAGTTCTAG
- a CDS encoding DUF3574 domain-containing protein: MTPSLTRSRAVLVTAGLLLAVAAPTAYATLDDGEAATVPQRGEPYVETQLFFGTERPDGGPAVTDEQFMNFIDEEVTPDFPDGLTVQTGRGQWRDASGTIEKERSYELILLYPVAAAKTSDQKIEEIRRAYEKEFAQESVGRVDDRARVDF, encoded by the coding sequence ATGACACCGAGCCTGACCCGCAGCCGCGCCGTCCTGGTGACCGCAGGCCTCCTGCTCGCCGTGGCCGCCCCCACCGCATACGCCACCCTCGACGACGGCGAGGCCGCCACCGTCCCGCAGCGCGGCGAGCCCTATGTCGAGACCCAGCTCTTCTTCGGCACCGAACGCCCCGACGGCGGACCGGCTGTCACCGACGAACAGTTCATGAACTTCATCGACGAGGAGGTCACCCCGGACTTCCCCGACGGCCTCACCGTCCAGACCGGCCGCGGCCAGTGGCGGGACGCGAGCGGCACGATCGAGAAGGAACGGTCGTACGAGTTGATCCTGCTGTACCCGGTCGCGGCGGCGAAGACGAGCGACCAGAAGATCGAGGAGATCCGCCGGGCCTACGAGAAGGAGTTCGCCCAGGAGTCGGTGGGGAGGGTGGACGACCGGGCCAGGGTCGACTTCTGA
- a CDS encoding class F sortase: MSGSLWWGQDEESGGVVEAALPDAPAAAGATSGGPRGTDPHGLRGRPVLPVTVDRPRATPKRPPPKATPNGTRRPSARPGSERTGKAAPPKPTRRPTAPLPRSRATRLSIGYLDLDAPVMDLRLDRERRLPAPPDDDPNLVGWYADGPSPGEQGTAVAVGHLDTDSGPAVFAGLTELRRGRLVEIRRADGRTAVYAVDAVKSYEKDRFPNDEVYGARGRPELRLITCGGDYDRRTGYSGNVVVFAHLVKIREAPTAPARR; this comes from the coding sequence GTGAGCGGCAGTCTCTGGTGGGGCCAGGACGAGGAGTCCGGCGGGGTGGTCGAGGCCGCCCTGCCGGACGCCCCGGCGGCCGCCGGGGCGACGTCCGGTGGTCCCCGTGGGACGGATCCGCACGGGCTCAGGGGCCGGCCGGTACTTCCCGTGACCGTCGACCGGCCGAGGGCCACGCCGAAGCGACCGCCGCCGAAGGCCACCCCCAACGGCACCCGGAGGCCCAGTGCGCGGCCCGGCTCCGAACGCACGGGAAAGGCCGCGCCCCCCAAACCCACCAGAAGGCCCACCGCCCCCCTCCCGCGCTCCCGTGCCACCCGTCTCTCCATCGGCTACCTCGACCTCGACGCCCCGGTCATGGACCTCCGCCTCGACCGCGAACGTCGGCTGCCCGCACCCCCCGACGACGATCCGAACCTGGTCGGCTGGTACGCCGACGGGCCGTCGCCCGGGGAGCAGGGAACCGCCGTGGCCGTGGGGCATCTCGACACAGACTCCGGCCCCGCCGTCTTCGCCGGGCTCACGGAACTGCGGCGCGGGCGGCTGGTCGAGATCCGGCGCGCCGACGGGCGGACCGCGGTATACGCCGTCGACGCGGTCAAGTCGTACGAGAAGGACCGCTTCCCCAACGACGAGGTGTACGGCGCCCGGGGCCGCCCCGAACTGCGGCTGATCACCTGCGGCGGTGACTACGACCGTAGGACCGGCTATTCGGGCAATGTCGTGGTCTTCGCCCATCTCGTGAAGATCCGTGAGGCCCCGACCGCCCCCGCTCGGCGCTGA
- a CDS encoding Zn-dependent alcohol dehydrogenase, translated as MVRAAVLPAVGAPLEIAEIDLPDPGPGQVRVRLAAAGVCHSDLSLSNGTMRVPVPAVLGHEGAGTVVAVGEGVTHVAPGAGVVLNWAPSCGSCHACTLGEVWLCANALNGAADVYAHRASDGTDLHPGLNVAAFAEETVVSASCVLPAPDGVRLTEAALLGCAVLTGYGAVHHSARVRSGETVAVYGVGGVGLAALQSARIAGASKIVAVDVSPAKEELARAAGATEFVIASENTAREIRALTGKQGVDVAIECVGRASTIRTAWDSTRRGGRTTVVGIGGKDQEVTFNALEIFHWGRTLSGCVYGNTDPSRDVPILAEHVREGRLDLGMLVTERIGLEGIPAAFENMLAGKGGRALVVF; from the coding sequence ATGGTTCGCGCCGCTGTCCTGCCCGCCGTGGGCGCTCCGCTGGAGATCGCCGAGATCGACCTCCCGGACCCGGGCCCCGGCCAGGTCCGGGTCCGGCTCGCCGCCGCGGGCGTCTGCCACTCCGACCTGTCCCTGTCCAACGGCACGATGCGCGTGCCGGTCCCGGCCGTCCTCGGCCACGAGGGCGCGGGCACGGTGGTCGCGGTCGGCGAGGGCGTCACGCACGTGGCCCCGGGTGCCGGGGTCGTCCTCAACTGGGCCCCGTCCTGCGGAAGTTGCCATGCCTGCACGCTGGGCGAGGTCTGGCTGTGCGCCAACGCCCTGAACGGCGCCGCCGATGTCTACGCCCACCGCGCCTCCGACGGCACCGACCTGCATCCCGGCCTGAACGTCGCCGCGTTCGCCGAGGAGACGGTGGTCTCGGCGTCCTGCGTCCTGCCCGCCCCCGACGGCGTCCGGCTCACCGAGGCGGCCCTGCTGGGCTGCGCGGTCCTCACGGGCTACGGCGCCGTCCACCACTCGGCGCGCGTGCGCTCCGGGGAGACGGTGGCCGTGTACGGCGTCGGCGGAGTCGGCCTCGCCGCGCTCCAGTCGGCCCGTATCGCCGGAGCCTCGAAGATCGTCGCGGTGGACGTGTCCCCGGCGAAGGAGGAACTGGCCCGCGCGGCCGGCGCCACGGAGTTCGTGATCGCCTCGGAGAACACGGCCCGCGAGATCCGCGCCCTCACCGGCAAGCAGGGCGTGGACGTGGCGATCGAGTGCGTGGGCCGCGCGTCCACCATCCGCACCGCCTGGGACTCCACCCGCCGCGGCGGCCGTACGACGGTCGTCGGCATCGGCGGCAAGGACCAGGAGGTCACCTTCAACGCCCTGGAGATCTTCCACTGGGGCCGCACGCTCTCCGGCTGCGTCTACGGCAACACGGACCCGTCCCGGGACGTCCCGATCCTGGCGGAACACGTCCGCGAGGGCCGCCTGGACCTGGGGATGCTGGTGACGGAACGGATCGGTCTTGAGGGGATTCCGGCGGCCTTCGAGAACATGCTGGCGGGGAAGGGTGGCCGGGCGCTGGTGGTGTTCTAG
- a CDS encoding CitMHS family transporter, whose product MLTILGFAMIATFLVLIMMKKMSPIAALVLIPALFCVFVGKGAHLGDYVIDGVTSLAPTAAMLMFAIVYFGVMIDVGLFDPIVRGILKFAKADPMRIVVGTAVLAAIVSLDGDGSTTFMITVSAMYPLYKRLKMSLVVMTGVAAMANGVMNTLPWGGPTARAATALKLDASDIFVPMIPALLVGLLFVFVLSYVLGLRERKRLGVLTLDEALEPQEAETVLVGAGGTGDGNGKTPVPATGGAGTDADDQDDDDFQGLDPNRATLRPKLYWFNALLTVSLLTAMIMEWLPIPVLFLLGAALALTVNFPRIPDQRARLAAHADNVLNVSGMVFAAAVFTGVLQGTGMVDSMAKWMVDVIPEGMGPHMALVTGLLSLPLTYFMSNDGFYFGVLPVLAEAGAAHGVSPLEMARASLVGQPLHMSSPLVPAVYVLVGMAKVEFGDHTKFVVKWAAATCLIILAAGILFGII is encoded by the coding sequence ATGCTGACCATCCTCGGCTTCGCCATGATCGCGACCTTCCTGGTCCTGATCATGATGAAGAAGATGTCGCCGATCGCGGCGCTCGTGTTGATCCCGGCACTGTTCTGCGTCTTCGTCGGGAAGGGCGCCCACCTCGGTGACTACGTCATCGACGGCGTCACCAGCCTCGCCCCCACGGCGGCGATGCTCATGTTCGCGATCGTCTACTTCGGTGTGATGATCGATGTCGGCCTCTTCGACCCGATCGTGCGCGGGATCCTGAAGTTCGCGAAGGCCGACCCGATGCGGATCGTCGTCGGTACGGCCGTCCTCGCGGCGATCGTCTCCCTCGACGGCGACGGCTCGACCACCTTCATGATCACGGTCTCGGCGATGTACCCCCTGTACAAGCGCCTGAAGATGAGCCTGGTCGTGATGACCGGTGTCGCCGCCATGGCCAACGGCGTGATGAACACCCTGCCCTGGGGCGGCCCCACCGCCCGTGCCGCCACCGCGCTGAAGCTCGACGCCAGCGACATCTTCGTGCCGATGATCCCGGCGCTCCTGGTCGGCCTGCTCTTCGTCTTCGTCCTCTCGTACGTGCTCGGTCTGCGCGAGCGCAAGCGGCTCGGCGTGCTGACGCTGGACGAGGCGCTGGAGCCCCAGGAGGCAGAGACGGTCCTGGTGGGCGCCGGCGGCACGGGCGACGGCAACGGCAAGACCCCCGTGCCCGCCACGGGCGGCGCCGGCACCGACGCGGACGACCAGGACGACGACGATTTCCAGGGCCTCGACCCCAACCGGGCCACCCTGCGCCCCAAGCTCTACTGGTTCAACGCGCTGCTCACGGTCTCCCTGCTGACCGCCATGATCATGGAGTGGCTGCCGATCCCGGTGCTCTTCCTGCTCGGCGCCGCGCTCGCCCTCACCGTCAACTTCCCGCGCATCCCCGACCAGCGGGCCCGGCTCGCGGCCCACGCCGACAACGTCCTCAACGTCTCCGGCATGGTCTTCGCCGCCGCCGTCTTCACCGGCGTCCTCCAGGGCACCGGCATGGTCGACAGCATGGCCAAGTGGATGGTGGACGTCATCCCCGAGGGCATGGGCCCGCACATGGCCCTGGTCACCGGACTGCTGAGCCTCCCGCTCACCTACTTCATGTCGAACGACGGCTTCTACTTCGGCGTCCTGCCGGTCCTCGCCGAGGCCGGTGCCGCCCACGGGGTCTCGCCGCTGGAGATGGCCCGCGCCTCGCTGGTCGGCCAGCCGCTGCACATGTCGAGCCCGCTCGTCCCGGCCGTGTACGTCCTGGTCGGCATGGCCAAGGTCGAGTTCGGCGACCACACCAAGTTCGTGGTGAAGTGGGCGGCGGCGACCTGCCTCATCATCCTCGCGGCGGGCATCCTCTTCGGCATCATCTGA
- a CDS encoding DMT family transporter, with protein MNAASTRRTELLATAAATVTVVLWASAFVSIRSAGSAYSPGALALGRLLAGALVLGTICVVRREGWPPRSTWRGIGISGLLWFGFYMVALNWGEQQVDAGTAALVVNIGPILVALLGARLLGDAMPPRLLAGMAVSFAGAVTVGLSMSSGGGSSLLGVVLCMLAAVGYAGGVVAQKPALARASALQVTTFGCLVGAVACLPFAGQLVAEAAEAPVSATLNMVYLGVFPTALAFTTWAYALARTTASRMGATTYAVPALVVLMSWLALGEVPGVLTLAGGALCLAGVAVSRSRSSAGAGGAGDSAPSTAIGPEPASSSNAGRVD; from the coding sequence ATGAACGCCGCGTCCACCCGCCGTACGGAACTGCTCGCCACCGCCGCCGCCACAGTCACCGTCGTGCTCTGGGCCTCCGCCTTCGTCTCCATCCGCAGCGCAGGCTCCGCCTACTCGCCGGGCGCGCTCGCGCTGGGGCGGCTGCTGGCCGGGGCGCTGGTGCTCGGGACCATCTGTGTCGTACGAAGAGAAGGGTGGCCGCCGCGGTCGACGTGGCGTGGGATCGGGATATCCGGGCTGCTGTGGTTCGGGTTCTACATGGTCGCCCTGAACTGGGGCGAGCAGCAGGTGGACGCCGGTACGGCGGCACTCGTGGTGAACATCGGGCCGATCCTCGTCGCGCTGCTGGGCGCTCGGCTGCTCGGTGACGCCATGCCGCCGCGGCTGCTGGCGGGTATGGCGGTGTCGTTCGCGGGTGCGGTGACCGTGGGGCTTTCGATGTCCAGCGGGGGCGGGTCCTCGCTGCTCGGTGTGGTGCTGTGCATGCTGGCGGCGGTGGGGTACGCCGGAGGCGTCGTCGCGCAGAAGCCGGCGCTGGCACGGGCGAGTGCGTTGCAGGTGACGACGTTCGGGTGTCTGGTGGGCGCGGTGGCGTGTCTGCCGTTCGCCGGGCAGCTGGTTGCGGAGGCGGCCGAGGCGCCGGTGTCGGCCACGCTCAACATGGTCTACCTCGGCGTCTTTCCGACCGCGCTCGCCTTTACGACGTGGGCGTACGCGTTGGCCCGTACGACCGCCAGCCGGATGGGCGCGACGACGTACGCCGTGCCCGCGCTGGTCGTGCTGATGTCGTGGCTGGCGCTGGGTGAGGTGCCGGGGGTGCTGACGCTGGCGGGCGGGGCGCTGTGTCTGGCGGGGGTGGCCGTCTCGCGGTCCCGTTCGTCGGCCGGGGCGGGTGGTGCCGGGGACAGTGCCCCCAGCACCGCGATCGGGCCCGAACCGGCCTCGTCCTCCAACGCCGGACGGGTCGACTAG